The proteins below come from a single Parageobacillus toebii NBRC 107807 genomic window:
- a CDS encoding CBO0543 family protein: protein MDRILLWALLVIGIILFCFSLRKPLIKDTLLVFLLKAYFSSFFGVIVAEARLIEYPVRFLGQYFDTSILFEYFLYPIMCVYFYQTSYHSRLLGIIVQCTLYTAALTIIEVLCEKYTDLINYHTWTWMYSFITIFILSFFVRMIMELINKREQSTG from the coding sequence ATGGACAGAATCCTTTTGTGGGCATTGCTGGTTATTGGCATTATCTTATTTTGTTTTAGTCTGAGAAAACCGCTAATCAAAGACACGCTTTTAGTGTTCTTATTAAAAGCCTATTTTTCCTCATTTTTTGGCGTTATTGTTGCAGAAGCACGCTTAATTGAATACCCTGTAAGGTTTTTAGGCCAATATTTCGACACGAGCATTCTTTTTGAATACTTTCTGTATCCGATCATGTGTGTGTATTTTTACCAAACCTCTTATCATTCCCGCCTTCTGGGCATTATCGTGCAATGCACATTATATACCGCTGCTTTAACGATCATTGAGGTTCTTTGTGAAAAATATACAGATTTAATTAACTATCATACATGGACATGGATGTATTCGTTTATAACCATCTTTATCCTATCGTTTTTCGTGCGCATGATTATGGAGCTAATCAACAAAAGGGAGCAATCAACAGGATAA
- the glsA gene encoding glutaminase A: MYTKAELEQFVEQAKQYARYGKVADYIPALGKADPNDLSIAIYLPDGNVIDAGDTTHKVTLQSISKIIALSLVLMDRGEQEVFKKVGMEPTGDPFNSIAKLEEIQPAKPLNPMINAGALAVTHMIAGASVEERFERLLQFVRKLSGNPTISYSEEVAQSEFETAFLNRSLCYFLKQHGIINEDVEELMDLYTKQCAIEMTCIDLARIGLVFAMDGRDPFTDEQIMPLDVARICKTFMVTCGMYNASGEFAIKIGIPAKSGVSGGILAAVPGRFGIGIFGPALDEKGNSITGMKLLELLSKTYSLSIF; encoded by the coding sequence ATGTACACAAAAGCGGAGTTGGAACAGTTTGTTGAACAAGCAAAACAGTATGCGCGTTATGGAAAAGTCGCCGATTACATTCCCGCTCTTGGCAAAGCGGATCCAAACGATTTGTCTATCGCTATTTACTTGCCCGACGGCAATGTCATCGATGCGGGGGATACGACTCATAAAGTGACGCTCCAAAGCATTTCGAAAATTATTGCCCTCTCCCTTGTCCTAATGGACCGTGGGGAACAAGAAGTGTTCAAAAAAGTAGGCATGGAGCCGACGGGAGATCCATTTAACTCGATTGCGAAGCTCGAAGAAATACAGCCAGCCAAACCGCTTAATCCGATGATCAACGCGGGGGCGTTAGCCGTTACGCACATGATTGCCGGCGCTTCGGTTGAGGAGCGGTTCGAGCGGCTTTTGCAGTTTGTACGGAAACTGTCGGGAAACCCGACCATCTCGTATTCGGAAGAAGTGGCCCAGTCCGAATTTGAAACGGCGTTTTTAAACCGCTCGCTCTGCTATTTTCTCAAGCAGCATGGTATCATCAATGAAGATGTCGAAGAGCTAATGGACCTTTACACAAAACAATGCGCGATTGAAATGACGTGCATCGACTTGGCGCGAATTGGTCTTGTCTTTGCGATGGACGGACGCGACCCGTTCACTGATGAACAGATTATGCCGCTTGATGTCGCTCGCATTTGCAAAACGTTTATGGTCACGTGCGGCATGTACAACGCATCAGGTGAATTTGCCATCAAAATCGGCATTCCCGCAAAAAGCGGCGTTTCGGGCGGCATCCTCGCCGCCGTCCCAGGCCGGTTTGGCATCGGCATTTTCGGTCCGGCGTTGGATGAGAAAGGCAACAGCATCACCGGCATGAAACTGTTAGAACTGCTATCCAAGACATATTCCTTAAGCATTTTTTAA
- the bioF gene encoding 8-amino-7-oxononanoate synthase: MKNHIQSVLHQLEQKTQKRMLKNVSSSDGAWIVMNGKKMLNLASNNYLGLAGDERLIEAGYQAMRTYGAGATASRLIAGNYELYTRAEEVLKNWKKAEAALIFNSGYTANLGIIAALIGRDDIVFSDWLNHASIIDGIRLSGAERYRYYHNDLNHLESLLKQASPHKRKLIVTDSIFSMDGDMAQLEGLVTLKKRYNAILMVDEAHSSGIYGERGEGLVHHLHLQDLVDIQMGTFSKALGSFGAYVVGEQWLIDYFINTSRSFIFTTALPPAVLGAIEKSIEIVQKEHIRRQTLQFHSHYFRTELQKLGFDIGKSTTHIVPIIIGSNEQTVQMSERLQEHGIAAVAIRPPTVPEGTSRIRFSLSSSLTKEELDWALERIAKVGREIGVIT; encoded by the coding sequence ATGAAAAATCATATTCAATCCGTACTTCATCAATTAGAACAAAAAACACAAAAGCGCATGTTAAAGAATGTATCCTCTTCGGATGGCGCGTGGATCGTCATGAACGGAAAGAAGATGTTAAATTTAGCCTCGAATAATTATTTAGGACTAGCGGGAGATGAACGATTGATCGAAGCGGGATATCAAGCAATGCGTACATACGGTGCGGGAGCCACTGCTTCGCGTCTTATTGCCGGCAATTATGAACTATATACAAGGGCCGAAGAAGTGTTAAAAAACTGGAAAAAGGCAGAAGCAGCGCTCATTTTCAATAGCGGATATACGGCCAATCTCGGAATCATTGCGGCTCTGATTGGCCGCGATGATATTGTGTTTAGCGATTGGCTCAATCATGCGAGCATTATTGATGGAATCAGATTAAGCGGCGCGGAACGATATCGTTATTATCATAACGATCTCAATCATTTAGAGTCATTATTGAAACAAGCATCTCCGCATAAACGAAAATTGATTGTCACCGACTCGATTTTCAGCATGGATGGAGATATGGCGCAGTTAGAAGGTTTAGTGACATTGAAGAAACGTTACAACGCCATCTTAATGGTTGATGAAGCGCATAGCAGCGGCATTTATGGAGAAAGAGGTGAAGGTCTTGTTCACCATCTTCATTTGCAAGATCTGGTTGACATCCAAATGGGTACCTTCAGCAAAGCGTTAGGCAGCTTTGGCGCTTATGTTGTGGGAGAGCAATGGCTGATTGATTATTTCATTAATACGTCGCGCAGCTTTATTTTTACGACCGCTTTGCCTCCAGCTGTTCTTGGTGCAATTGAAAAATCGATTGAGATTGTTCAAAAGGAACATATAAGAAGGCAAACGTTGCAATTTCACAGTCATTATTTCCGCACTGAACTCCAAAAGTTAGGATTTGACATTGGAAAAAGCACGACGCACATTGTTCCGATCATCATCGGATCAAATGAGCAAACGGTTCAAATGAGCGAGCGGCTTCAGGAACACGGAATCGCCGCGGTAGCGATCCGGCCGCCAACCGTTCCCGAAGGCACATCCCGCATCCGCTTCTCTCTTTCTTCCTCTTTGACGAAGGAAGAATTAGATTGGGCACTGGAACGGATTGCAAAAGTGGGAAGAGAAATTGGGGTGATAACTTAA
- a CDS encoding CotG/ExsB N-terminal domain-containing protein: protein MSVYTQDDIQKAVKELETEGLEDFLYQEPTGRKHSSGHKHSSGRKHSSGRKHSSGRKHSSGRKHSSGRKHSSGRKHSSHRTSCFRPRRKRRYWRDSNMHTLWLELDD from the coding sequence ATGAGCGTTTATACTCAGGATGACATTCAAAAGGCTGTTAAAGAACTTGAGACGGAGGGCTTAGAGGACTTTTTATATCAAGAGCCGACAGGTCGCAAGCACAGCTCAGGCCATAAGCACAGCTCAGGCCGCAAGCACAGCTCGGGCCGCAAGCACAGCTCAGGCCGCAAGCACAGCTCAGGCCGCAAGCACAGCTCAGGTCGCAAGCACAGCTCAGGCCGTAAGCACAGCTCACACCGCACGAGCTGCTTCCGCCCTCGCAGAAAACGAAGATACTGGCGTGACAGCAATATGCATACGTTATGGTTAGAATTAGATGATTGA
- a CDS encoding CotH kinase family protein: MSTSQLPLYAIYIHPNDLQELRRDIWNDDLVPATFTFQKKKFHIDISYRGSHIRKFKKKSYFISFYKPYFFHGVHELHLNAEYKDPSLIRNKLSLDFFSALGVLSPSSRHVLLSINGKHEGIYLQLESVDEFFLKKRQLPVGPIFYAIDDDANFSLIGSFDKTPKTSLDAGYERKLGTREDHRYLEEFIFKLNTTPKYEYESVMSKLLDVNKYLRWLAGVVCTQNFDGFVHNYALYRNPDSGLFEIIPWDFDATWGRDINGKQMDYDYVRIEGFNTLTARLLDIKRFRKMYYDIMKHTLDHEFTVEFMKPKVEQLYQQLRPHVVNDPYIKDRIEQFDGEPERICDFLEKRNTYLKNQLSTLL; this comes from the coding sequence ATGTCAACTAGTCAGCTGCCTCTGTATGCGATTTATATCCATCCTAATGATTTACAGGAGCTGCGCCGCGACATCTGGAACGATGACCTTGTTCCTGCCACATTTACGTTTCAAAAAAAAAAATTTCATATCGATATAAGCTATCGAGGCTCACACATTCGCAAATTTAAGAAAAAATCCTATTTTATCTCGTTTTATAAACCTTACTTCTTTCATGGAGTTCATGAACTTCACTTGAACGCGGAATATAAAGACCCTTCTCTCATAAGAAATAAACTTTCCCTCGATTTTTTCTCGGCACTTGGCGTCCTTTCTCCTTCTTCCCGGCACGTTCTTTTATCGATCAATGGAAAGCATGAGGGAATTTATCTTCAATTAGAATCGGTGGATGAATTTTTCTTAAAAAAACGTCAATTGCCGGTAGGACCTATTTTTTACGCGATTGATGATGACGCTAATTTTTCGCTGATTGGTTCGTTTGATAAGACCCCTAAAACGTCTTTGGATGCGGGCTATGAAAGGAAACTGGGAACTCGAGAGGATCACCGATATCTGGAGGAATTCATTTTCAAGTTAAACACAACGCCAAAATATGAGTACGAATCTGTCATGTCAAAGCTTTTGGACGTCAATAAATATTTGCGCTGGCTTGCAGGAGTTGTTTGCACGCAAAATTTCGATGGCTTCGTTCACAATTACGCGCTATATCGCAATCCAGATTCCGGTTTATTCGAAATCATTCCGTGGGATTTTGACGCTACTTGGGGACGGGATATTAACGGCAAACAAATGGATTATGATTACGTACGTATCGAAGGATTTAATACGTTAACCGCTCGATTATTAGATATAAAGCGCTTCCGAAAAATGTATTATGACATCATGAAACATACATTGGATCACGAATTCACTGTAGAGTTTATGAAGCCAAAAGTAGAGCAACTTTACCAGCAATTGCGTCCCCATGTCGTCAATGATCCGTATATAAAAGACCGTATTGAACAGTTTGATGGTGAACCGGAGCGGATTTGCGATTTTCTCGAAAAACGAAACACTTATTTAAAAAATCAGCTATCTACCCTTCTATAA
- a CDS encoding YhfC family intramembrane metalloprotease, with protein sequence MINTAIIAGMVTQLVISLFVPIGLLLYFRKKKWLSWKPFGIGVLIFVLFSQVLEKALHVVMIDPSGTSLKWTDSVALFVLYATLAAGIFEEVGRYIGFRWMLKKHRDYKDGLSFGLGHGGIEAILIGVLGAVNAIVLASLIQSGAFDKMIAPTLPKEQAAFLKDMVLHTPFSMYVLGGLERVFAIAFHIAMSLVVLLGVRERKFRYVIYAILLHALVDTAPALYQAGVVANVWLIEAVVFLFAVAAFLFTREIRKKFESGGEG encoded by the coding sequence ATGATAAACACAGCGATAATTGCGGGTATGGTTACCCAGCTAGTCATTTCACTTTTTGTGCCGATTGGCTTGCTTTTATATTTTCGAAAAAAGAAATGGCTTTCGTGGAAGCCGTTTGGCATCGGCGTCCTTATTTTTGTTCTATTTTCGCAAGTGCTGGAAAAAGCGCTGCATGTTGTGATGATTGACCCGAGCGGCACCTCATTAAAATGGACGGATAGCGTAGCGTTGTTTGTCCTGTATGCGACATTGGCAGCGGGAATTTTTGAAGAAGTCGGCCGTTATATTGGTTTTCGATGGATGTTAAAAAAGCACCGCGATTATAAAGACGGGCTGTCGTTTGGATTAGGGCACGGCGGCATCGAAGCGATTTTGATCGGCGTGCTTGGCGCCGTTAACGCGATCGTTCTCGCAAGCTTGATTCAATCCGGCGCGTTCGACAAGATGATTGCACCGACGCTTCCGAAAGAACAAGCGGCGTTCTTAAAAGATATGGTGCTGCACACCCCGTTTTCTATGTATGTGTTAGGTGGTCTTGAGCGAGTGTTTGCGATTGCGTTCCACATTGCGATGTCACTTGTTGTATTGCTTGGCGTGCGCGAACGGAAATTTCGCTATGTCATCTATGCGATTTTGCTGCACGCGCTAGTGGATACTGCGCCTGCGTTATACCAAGCGGGCGTTGTCGCGAATGTTTGGCTGATCGAAGCGGTGGTCTTTTTATTCGCGGTCGCTGCATTTTTGTTTACACGTGAAATAAGGAAAAAATTTGAGAGCGGGGGAGAAGGATGA
- a CDS encoding VOC family protein, producing the protein MNVQGFSHVTINVKNLARSLRFYVDILNMKLVHRGRKDAYLEWGSAWICLQERPDMEDQCPQIGVDHVAFFIDEQHFWEAVQHLKANHVPIVREPTQRGRGLSVNFLDPDGTQLELHTSTLAERMKVWK; encoded by the coding sequence ATGAATGTACAAGGATTTAGCCATGTGACCATTAATGTGAAGAATTTGGCTCGTTCGCTTCGTTTTTATGTAGACATATTAAACATGAAGCTTGTTCATCGCGGACGAAAGGATGCATATTTAGAATGGGGAAGCGCATGGATTTGTTTGCAGGAGCGTCCGGACATGGAAGATCAGTGTCCGCAGATTGGCGTGGATCATGTTGCATTTTTCATCGATGAGCAGCATTTTTGGGAAGCGGTACAGCATTTAAAAGCAAATCATGTGCCGATTGTCCGGGAACCGACTCAGCGCGGCCGCGGCCTTTCGGTCAACTTTCTTGATCCGGATGGCACTCAATTAGAATTGCATACATCCACATTGGCGGAGCGAATGAAGGTATGGAAATAA
- a CDS encoding DoxX family protein gives MFVKWLREHASSAAILTLFRLYLGYAWITAGWHKIVDGFDATGFLKGALAKASGEHPAVQSWWAAFIEHFALPNVEVFNVLVPWGELLVGIALILGLFTTFAALMGAVMNFAFMFSGTTSTNPQMILLTMFILVAGANAGRYGLDRWAISYIRKFMNKAPRPHRPVAFHR, from the coding sequence ATGTTTGTAAAATGGCTGCGCGAACATGCAAGCTCTGCTGCAATACTAACATTGTTTCGCTTATATCTTGGATATGCTTGGATCACGGCAGGATGGCATAAAATAGTGGATGGATTTGACGCAACAGGATTTTTAAAAGGCGCGCTCGCAAAAGCATCTGGTGAGCATCCAGCCGTACAAAGTTGGTGGGCTGCTTTTATCGAACATTTTGCCTTGCCAAACGTCGAGGTGTTCAATGTGTTAGTGCCTTGGGGTGAATTATTAGTAGGTATTGCACTTATTCTTGGTCTTTTTACAACGTTTGCTGCACTGATGGGAGCAGTCATGAACTTCGCATTCATGTTTTCTGGAACAACTAGCACCAATCCGCAAATGATTTTACTAACTATGTTCATCCTTGTTGCAGGTGCGAACGCAGGAAGATATGGTCTCGATCGTTGGGCGATTTCTTACATTCGTAAATTTATGAACAAAGCGCCTCGTCCACATCGCCCAGTCGCGTTTCATAGATAG
- a CDS encoding winged helix-turn-helix transcriptional regulator, translating into MRKKMIQTSCSPSNLCPRFEAAMKLLSKRWVGLIISQLLEGKTRFSEIEASIPISGRLLSERLKELEEEGIVNRNVYPEVPVRIEYTLTEKGRALQTVIEAIEEWAQTWVDVE; encoded by the coding sequence ATGAGAAAAAAAATGATACAAACGTCCTGTTCTCCATCGAATTTATGCCCTAGATTCGAAGCCGCAATGAAATTATTAAGCAAACGATGGGTCGGCCTTATTATTAGTCAATTGTTAGAAGGAAAAACGCGCTTTTCCGAAATCGAAGCGTCGATTCCAATCAGCGGGCGCCTGCTTTCAGAACGATTAAAAGAGTTAGAGGAAGAAGGAATTGTAAACCGCAACGTATATCCAGAAGTGCCAGTGCGTATTGAATATACGTTGACCGAAAAAGGGCGTGCTTTGCAAACGGTAATTGAAGCGATTGAAGAGTGGGCCCAAACATGGGTTGATGTTGAATGA
- a CDS encoding 5'-3' exonuclease: MTQTSQKLLLIDGMALLFRSFYATALYGNFMFTSDGIPTNAVYGFVKHLIASVHHIKPTHVVCCWDMGSATFRTEMFPMYKANRGEPPLELIPQFELAKHIVSAFDIPNIGVLGAEADDCIGTLTKQWKDEMDIAILTGDRDLLQLLSETVTVYLLDKGIGIYHIYTLERFRKEMEILPSQWVDVKALMGDASDNYPGVRGIGEKTALKLVRQYGSIEGILEHLPLLTKSQRQKLQEHEEMLHLSRKLAKIYCDLPIALRIEEAKWDVDKEKVEQAFLALEFKGVDRLLTYT; encoded by the coding sequence ATGACGCAAACGAGCCAAAAGTTGCTGCTTATTGACGGGATGGCGCTCTTATTTCGATCGTTTTATGCGACCGCGCTTTATGGGAATTTTATGTTTACAAGCGATGGGATTCCGACAAACGCGGTTTATGGGTTTGTCAAACACTTGATCGCTTCCGTCCATCATATAAAGCCAACGCATGTTGTTTGCTGCTGGGATATGGGAAGCGCGACGTTTCGAACGGAAATGTTTCCGATGTATAAGGCAAACCGAGGTGAGCCGCCATTAGAGCTTATCCCGCAGTTTGAACTAGCAAAGCACATTGTTTCCGCGTTTGATATTCCGAACATTGGCGTACTGGGAGCGGAGGCAGATGATTGTATTGGCACGCTCACAAAGCAGTGGAAAGACGAAATGGATATTGCCATTTTGACAGGGGATCGAGATTTGTTGCAGCTTCTTTCCGAAACGGTAACGGTATATCTGCTGGACAAAGGAATTGGAATTTATCATATCTATACGCTCGAGCGGTTTCGAAAGGAGATGGAAATACTGCCATCGCAATGGGTCGATGTCAAAGCATTAATGGGCGATGCAAGCGACAATTATCCGGGGGTACGCGGCATCGGCGAAAAAACGGCGCTAAAATTAGTGCGCCAGTATGGTTCGATAGAAGGAATCCTCGAACATCTTCCTCTTTTGACAAAGTCGCAGCGGCAAAAACTGCAAGAGCATGAAGAGATGTTGCATCTTTCTAGAAAACTAGCGAAAATTTATTGTGATCTTCCGATAGCGTTGCGAATCGAGGAGGCGAAGTGGGACGTAGACAAAGAAAAAGTGGAGCAGGCTTTCCTCGCTTTAGAATTCAAAGGGGTGGACCGTTTGTTGACATATACGTAA
- a CDS encoding NAD(P)/FAD-dependent oxidoreductase: MKTADIIIVGGGVMGSSVAFHLRKIGFDGRIVVFEKDPLYEFSSTPRSAGGIRQLYTTPINIQLSRYSLQIYKQFPETMAIDGEPAEIHFRQNGYLFLATKEMLPSLKKQCSLQKQYGVPSQVLSSQELLDIIPELNINDLAGGLYCHEDGYLDPYSVMQGYKKNAQRLGVEYIYKEVETITTDESKVIGVRLVDGTVYHASIVINCAGAWGVYLSEKIGIPLPIHPLKRQIFQFDIATPLKKELPLTIDPTGVYFRHEGSKILSGFSEDTKPGIDFTVTRSLFYEQMWPILAHRIPNFEAVKVTAAWAGLYSFNTADHNAIIGKHPSLHGYYMALGFSGHGMQQAPGVGIGLAELIYYGKYKTIDLTPLRFERFAENDLVLEDAVV; encoded by the coding sequence ATGAAAACAGCGGATATTATCATTGTCGGTGGAGGAGTAATGGGATCGAGTGTAGCTTTTCATCTTAGGAAAATTGGCTTTGATGGCAGAATCGTTGTTTTTGAAAAAGACCCTTTGTACGAATTCTCCTCTACGCCAAGAAGTGCGGGAGGAATTCGACAGTTGTACACAACGCCGATTAACATTCAATTAAGTCGATATAGTCTGCAAATATATAAGCAATTTCCTGAAACGATGGCGATCGATGGCGAACCGGCGGAGATTCATTTTCGTCAAAACGGCTATCTCTTTTTAGCTACGAAAGAAATGCTTCCATCGTTAAAAAAACAATGCTCGCTGCAAAAACAATACGGTGTTCCATCACAAGTATTATCATCCCAAGAGTTATTGGACATCATTCCCGAACTGAATATAAATGATTTAGCGGGCGGGCTTTATTGCCATGAAGATGGCTATTTAGATCCTTATTCGGTGATGCAAGGGTATAAGAAAAATGCGCAGCGATTAGGAGTCGAATATATTTATAAAGAAGTAGAAACGATCACCACTGATGAAAGCAAAGTGATCGGAGTTCGGCTCGTAGACGGTACCGTGTATCACGCTTCGATCGTGATCAACTGCGCTGGGGCATGGGGAGTATATCTTAGCGAAAAAATCGGTATTCCGTTGCCGATTCATCCGTTAAAACGGCAAATTTTCCAATTTGATATAGCAACACCGTTAAAAAAGGAATTGCCGCTGACGATTGATCCAACCGGCGTGTATTTTCGCCATGAAGGAAGTAAAATTTTGTCGGGCTTTTCCGAAGATACAAAGCCGGGAATTGATTTCACCGTGACACGTTCCTTGTTTTATGAACAAATGTGGCCGATTTTGGCGCATCGCATTCCAAACTTTGAAGCGGTGAAGGTAACAGCGGCGTGGGCAGGACTGTATAGCTTTAATACGGCAGACCATAACGCTATTATCGGAAAACATCCGTCACTTCATGGATATTATATGGCGCTCGGATTTAGCGGGCATGGCATGCAACAGGCGCCGGGAGTCGGTATAGGATTGGCAGAATTAATTTATTACGGAAAATACAAAACGATCGACCTCACACCTTTGCGTTTCGAACGATTCGCGGAAAACGACTTAGTGTTGGAAGATGCCGTTGTGTAA
- a CDS encoding aminopeptidase: MSNWEQNLEKYAALAVQVGVNVQKGQTLFVNAPLEAAPLVRKIAKKAYEVGAKHVYVEWNDEDLTYIKFKYAPDEAFLEYPMWRAKGMEQLAEEGAAFLSIYSPNPDLLKDIDPKRIATANKTASQALRNYRSALMADKNCWSLISVPTPAWAKKIFPDLSEEEAIDKLWEAIFRITRVDQDDPIQAWQQHNDRLAKIVDYLNNKQYQQLIYEAPGTNLTIELVENHVWHGGAAVSQKGVRFNPNIPTEEVFTMPHKDGVNGIVRNTKPLNYNGNLIDGFTLTFKDGKVVDFTAEKGYEILKHLLDTDEGARRLGEVALVPHQSPISTSNLIFYNTLFDENAACHLALGKAYPTNIQNGTAMSKEELDKHGVNDSLIHEDFMIGSAELNIDGVTKDGKREPIFRNGNWAFEWK; this comes from the coding sequence GTGAGCAATTGGGAGCAAAATTTAGAAAAATATGCCGCGCTTGCTGTTCAAGTCGGCGTCAACGTCCAAAAAGGGCAAACGCTTTTTGTGAACGCCCCGCTTGAAGCCGCGCCGCTCGTGCGGAAAATCGCGAAAAAAGCATATGAAGTCGGCGCCAAACACGTCTATGTCGAATGGAATGACGAAGATCTTACATACATTAAATTCAAATATGCTCCCGACGAAGCGTTTTTGGAATATCCAATGTGGCGTGCGAAAGGCATGGAACAGCTTGCGGAAGAAGGAGCGGCGTTTTTATCCATTTATTCGCCAAATCCTGATTTATTGAAAGATATAGATCCAAAACGAATCGCAACGGCAAATAAAACCGCATCTCAAGCATTGCGCAATTATCGCAGTGCCTTAATGGCGGATAAAAACTGTTGGTCATTGATCTCCGTTCCTACGCCGGCGTGGGCGAAAAAAATATTTCCAGACCTCAGTGAAGAAGAAGCGATCGACAAGCTATGGGAAGCGATATTCCGCATTACCCGCGTCGACCAGGACGACCCAATCCAAGCGTGGCAGCAACATAACGACCGACTCGCCAAAATCGTTGATTACTTAAACAATAAACAATATCAACAGCTCATCTATGAAGCGCCTGGAACAAACTTAACGATCGAACTTGTAGAAAACCATGTATGGCATGGCGGTGCAGCCGTCAGCCAGAAAGGCGTTCGTTTCAACCCGAACATCCCGACGGAAGAAGTGTTTACGATGCCGCATAAAGACGGAGTAAACGGAATAGTGCGCAATACAAAGCCGCTTAATTATAACGGCAACCTGATAGATGGATTTACCCTTACGTTTAAAGATGGAAAAGTCGTTGACTTCACTGCAGAAAAAGGATATGAAATATTAAAGCATTTATTGGACACGGACGAAGGAGCGCGCCGGTTAGGAGAAGTGGCACTCGTTCCACATCAATCACCGATTTCCACATCGAATTTAATTTTCTATAACACGTTGTTCGATGAAAACGCGGCATGTCACCTAGCGCTCGGAAAAGCATACCCAACAAACATTCAAAACGGCACCGCTATGTCCAAAGAAGAGCTCGACAAACATGGGGTCAACGATAGCCTCATCCATGAAGATTTTATGATCGGCTCTGCCGAACTAAACATCGATGGCGTTACGAAAGACGGCAAACGCGAACCAATTTTCCGCAACGGAAATTGGGCGTTTGAATGGAAATAA